A stretch of the Bradyrhizobium sp. CCBAU 53351 genome encodes the following:
- a CDS encoding TetR/AcrR family transcriptional regulator: MTRKARAGRKAPTVPRKRRVAREGGRGLSRELIAASAMALVDREGLAKLSTRRLGEELGCEAMSIYHHFPSKAHLMDALVDLMLAQARVAMEPQWDWRERLRRAAHGFRAMALKHPAFFPFFAVHRLNTPAGVAYIDGIIGILREAGFSDRDAAIYFRELGYYLTGAALDETAGYARGPSSAEPVPNETIAASFRHLAAAAPYFQPAHFDATFETGLEILLAGIERSAQRRD; the protein is encoded by the coding sequence ATGACCAGAAAAGCCAGAGCGGGCCGGAAAGCCCCGACTGTCCCGCGCAAGCGTCGGGTCGCGCGCGAAGGGGGCAGGGGGCTGTCCCGCGAGCTCATTGCGGCCTCCGCGATGGCGCTGGTCGATCGCGAGGGACTGGCCAAGCTCTCGACGCGCCGGCTGGGGGAGGAGCTCGGCTGCGAGGCCATGAGCATCTATCATCACTTCCCGAGCAAGGCGCATTTGATGGATGCGCTCGTCGATCTGATGCTCGCACAGGCGCGGGTGGCGATGGAGCCGCAATGGGATTGGCGCGAGCGCCTGCGCCGGGCGGCCCACGGCTTCCGCGCCATGGCGCTCAAGCACCCGGCCTTCTTCCCGTTCTTCGCCGTGCACCGGCTCAATACGCCTGCCGGGGTCGCTTATATCGACGGCATCATCGGCATCCTGCGCGAGGCGGGCTTCTCTGACCGCGACGCCGCAATCTATTTCCGCGAGCTCGGCTATTACCTGACGGGCGCGGCGCTGGATGAGACGGCGGGCTATGCCCGCGGTCCCTCATCGGCGGAGCCGGTCCCGAACGAAACGATCGCCGCCAGCTTCAGGCATCTTGCGGCGGCTGCTCCGTATTTTCAGCCGGCGCATTTCGACGCGACGTTCGAGACGGGTCTGGAGATCCTGCTCGCCGGCATTGAACGCTCGGCCCAGAGACGAGACTAA
- a CDS encoding sterol desaturase family protein, translated as MSAIDLFGLLVPVTYLVMLAIERLIPARQFPEIPYWRLRGFCFLTVQGLLATLTPLLIPEAWLERHRWMDLTGLGVAGGAALGYVVLSLVNYGWHRSAHTFPLMWRLFHQIHHSPQRMDMSGAALFHPLETISFFAIASVVTTLVLGLDPVAAAATGYIAAFYGYFQHMNVRTPQWLGFVIQRPEAHCIHHQRDVHAFNYGDLPIWDMLFGTFRNPASFEGAVGFDKPATDRFGAMLGFVDVNEPAAGQNSLGRSPNATG; from the coding sequence ATGTCCGCGATCGACCTGTTTGGCCTCTTGGTGCCCGTGACCTATCTCGTCATGCTGGCCATCGAGCGCCTGATCCCGGCGCGGCAATTCCCGGAGATTCCTTATTGGCGGCTCAGGGGCTTCTGCTTCCTGACCGTTCAGGGCCTGCTGGCGACGCTGACCCCGCTGCTGATCCCGGAAGCCTGGCTGGAGCGGCACAGGTGGATGGACCTCACCGGTCTCGGCGTCGCGGGCGGTGCGGCACTCGGCTATGTCGTGCTCTCACTCGTCAATTACGGCTGGCACCGCAGCGCGCACACCTTTCCCCTGATGTGGCGGCTGTTCCACCAGATCCATCACAGCCCGCAACGCATGGACATGTCCGGCGCGGCCCTCTTTCACCCGCTCGAGACGATCTCATTCTTTGCGATCGCATCCGTGGTGACGACGCTGGTGCTCGGGCTCGATCCGGTCGCGGCGGCAGCGACCGGCTATATCGCCGCCTTCTACGGCTATTTCCAGCACATGAATGTGCGCACGCCGCAATGGCTCGGCTTCGTCATCCAGCGGCCGGAGGCGCATTGCATCCATCACCAGCGCGACGTGCACGCCTTCAATTATGGCGACCTGCCGATCTGGGACATGCTGTTCGGCACCTTCCGCAATCCGGCAAGCTTCGAGGGCGCGGTCGGCTTCGACAAGCCGGCGACCGACCGGTTTGGTGCGATGCTCGGCTTCGTCGACGTGAATGAGCCCGCGGCCGGGCAGAACAGCCTCGGCCGCAGCCCCAACGCGACCGGCTAG